From the genome of Tsukamurella pulmonis:
ACGGCCCCGCCCTCGCCGCGGCCGACCTGGGCCTGGCGATGGGCACCGGGACCGACGTGGCGCAGGGCGCCGCCGACATCGTGCTCATGCGCGAGGAGCTCTCCGCTGTTCCCGATGCGCTCGGCCTCGCCCGCGCGACACTCAAGACCATCAAGACGAACCTGATCTGGGCGTTCGGCTACAACGTCGCCGCGATCCCCGTCGCCGTCGCCGGGCTGCTCAATCCGCTCATCGGCGCGGCCGCCATGGCCTTCAGTTCCTTCTTCGTCGTGTGGAACAGCCTGCGCCTGCGGACGTTCGGCACCCGGTAGCGGTCCGCGCGGGCCGGCTCCGATCTTCGGTGCGTGTCGGAGGTGGACTTCCGGCGTGTCGTCGCGGGAACGCACCCAGGCTCCGGGCGGCCCGGGGATCTCAGAGGGACTGCAGGATCGGCAGACCCACGAGCCCGGCCGTGAGCGCAGCCTGCAGTGCCGCCAGGCAGATCAACGGCCAGCGCCTGCGCACACGGCCGGCGGCGAACAGGGGCACCAGCAGGAGCACCGTCAATACGGCGACGGGGAGCTCGGCGTACTTCTGATACAACTGCGCGCCGAAGACGAGCACCGCGGCGAGCGCCGGCAACGCCGTCGCGAGGACCACCCCGGCGCGGGCCGGCACCGTCCGCACGAGCACTGTCGCGGCGAAGCCTCCGACGAACGCGAGCACGATGAGGACCGGCGACCGGCCGGCGACGTCCGGGAGTGATCCCACCGCGGACCAGACCAGTCCACCGCGGCGTGCATCGTCGGGCGCGAGCGTCGCCGCGCTGGCGAACACGACGGCGGGCAGCGCCGCGACGACGCCGACCACGGAGGCCTCACGCGCCCACGAGCGCACCTCCGTGAGGGGCGAGACCGCCAGTACGACCGGCACCAGGAACACCGCCGCGACGGCGGCGACGAACGACAGCGACGTCGGGCTGCGGTGCATCGCGTTCATCGCGCGGCCCGCGGGTGGTGCGATCCCCCCCCAGAGCACGGTGAGCCCGGCCAGTGTTCCCAAACCCGGCGCGCAGATCCGCGTCAGCGCTGCGATGTCCGGACGGCGCGGACCTCCGCCCGCGACGGCGTAGGCGGCACACGCGGGAAGAAGCAGCCACACGGAGTTCTGCCGCGTGGCGATGGCCGCGGCGATGAGGACACCCACCGCGAGCTGCGCCCGCGCACCGTCGAACCGGAGACTCACCGCGAGCGCGGCGAAGGCGAACAACATGGCGGCGTCGTCGGTGAGCATCCACAACGCAGACTGCCAGAAGTACGCGGAGAGCAGGAGCGGCGCGACGGCGAGCGCCCGCCCGGTCCACGTCGGCGCAGCCTGCGCGAAGGCCACGGCGAGGACGGCGAGCGCGACCGCGAAGATCGCGCCGACCGCCTGCGTTGCGGCAGCGCCGAAGCCGAACGGACCGGACAGTGCCGCGACGACCAGGTGGTAGAGCGGGCCCGTCGCCGTGGGCAGGCCGACGAAGTCGATGTGCGGGAAGCTCTCCCGGATCAGCATCACGGTGGGTAGGTGGAAGTCGCGCTGATCGTCCCCACCGGCGGTGGCGATCACACCGGAGACGGCCACCGCGGTACTCGCCGCCGCCACGGCGACGCCGCCGGCGACGGGTGCGCGCCACCGGCGCGACGGTCGGGGCGGGGGTGCGGGCTCAGCGGCGGTCACGGGGACAGATGCTATCGCGGCGCTTGCGATCCCACACACGACCGGTGCGCCGGCCGCATCGGATCTGCGGGTACACTTTTGCAATGCCACAACGCCTGACCGCTGTCGACGCGGCCCGCGGCCTCGCAGTGTTCAGCATGATCACCGGCCACTTCGCCGAGGGCAGCGTCCTGTCGTGGCCCACCCACAAGATCCCCTACTTCGACGGGGCGTCCGCCTTCGTCCTGTTGTCGGGCCTGATCCTCGGCGTCGTGCACCGGCGGTGGGTGGATCGCGACGGCGGCTTCTCGACCTCCCGTGAGCGCCTCGTCCGCAGGATCGCGGTCATCTACCTCTGCCAGGTCTTCCTCTGCGCCGTGGCCGCGGTCATCTCCTTCGCCCTCCCGCCGGCCCGGCAGCTGGGACTCGCGCCGATCACCGAGACGTCCCACCCGCTGCTGCAGGTGATCGCGATGCGCTACCTGCCCGCGGGCGGCGAGATCCTGGTGCTCTACTTCGTCCTGATGTGCGGCGCACTGCTCCTCATCCCGCTGCTGCACAAGGGGTGGTGGGCACCGATCGTCGCGGCCTCCGCGGCGCTCTACGTCTGGGCGATCCTCGCGCCGCCCGCGTGGTTCCTGCTGCCGAACGCGAGCCCGGCGGGCGCCACCGCCAACTGGGCGGCGTGGCAGGCGCTGTTCGTCCCCGCACTGGTCGTCGGGTGGAAGTGGCAGGACTGGAACATCGACGCGCGGCTGCGGCGCCCCCGGGTGCTCCTGACACTCGTACTGGGCACGGCCGCCGTCTACGTCGCCGGGCGCGCCGTGGCCCGCATGGCCTCCGCCGACGAGTTCCTCGGCGCGAAGATCGACTTCGGTCCCGCGCGCATCGTGGCCGCCTGGGTCGTGCTGCCGGCGGTGCTCGCCGTCATCACCCTCCTCCTGCAGTACGGATGGTTCGAGCGCGCCGCTCATCCGTTCGTCATCGTCGGAACCCGCTCGCTGGACTCCTACGTCCTGCAGTCGGTGGCCCTCATGACGATCCCCGTCGTCGTGCTGCAGCCGTGGGGGACGGCGCGGGCCACGGTCATCACACTCGCCGTGTTCGCGGCGTGCTGGGCGTGGGCGGAGTTCCGGAAGTGGGCCGGATGGTCCAAGCTGCACCGGCCGCCGGCTCGCTTCCGGCCGCGGCCGCCGAGCGCGCCGGTCCCGGCCACCGCCGCGGGCGAGTAGCAGCGGCCGCACGCGCGGCACCGCACCGTCGAACCGATGGACGGTGCGGCCCCGGGATCAGAGCAGCTCGGGCTCGGAGTCCTCGTCGCGGTTGCGCCAGGCCCAGTGCAGCACCAGGCCGAGGGTGACCAGCGCGATCGCGGCCTCGTCCGTCGCCCAGGCGACCACGCCGCCCACGAACTGGTCGCGGTGCAGGTCCGTCATCCACGGGAAGTCGAGGTAGAGGTACAGGCGCGAGCCGACGAGGCCGTCCATCGTCATGACGATGAGGGCGAAGACCATGGTGATCGGCATCATCGCGAGCAGCATGCCGATCCGCCCGATGAAGGGCAGCTCGCCCGGCACGGGGTCGATCTGGAACACCCGCCAGTAGAACAGGAACCCGGTGAACAGCAGCGCCGCGTAGATGGCCAGGTGGCCCCAGTGGAAGCGGCCGATGTTGTCGAAGAGCGGCGTGAAGTAGAGGCCGTAGAGCACCGCCGCGAAGAGGGCGAGCTGCACCACGGGCCGCATCAGGAACGCGAACGAGCGCGACTCCAGCACCATCGACAGCCACCGGGCGGGCGCACCCCGCAGCGTGTCCCGCATCAGGGTGATCGGCGCGCCCAGCAGGAGCAGGACCGGCACGATCGAGGTCATCAGCATGTGCACCACCATGTGCACGCTGAACATCGCGTTGGAGTAGGTGCGCAGACCGGAGCTGGTCAGGGTGAACAGCGCGGCGCAGCCCAGCAGGAACAGCACGGTGCGGTACCAGGGCCAGGACGTCGTGCGACGGACCAGCAGGAGGTATCCGACGGCGAGGGCGATCGCGAACGGGGCGATGTTGAGGTCCAGGCGCCAGTTGCCGACGAAGGCCATCGCGCTGGGCGGGTCCGGCAGGTTGTACCCCAGGAAGTTCTCCCCCACCGACGGCCGGCTGCGCAGGAACGGTGGCGGCGTCAGCTCCGAGGCCGCGATCGCCGTGCCGAACGCCGCGGTGAGCAGCGCCGCGGCGACGGGCAGCGCCCGCAACCAGTGCGCGGCGCCGGCGGCGAGCAGCAGCGCCGCGGTGGCGATCAGCAGTAGGCCGTACCAGGTGACCCACAGGTCCGAGCCCGGAGCCATGACCAGCGCGATCACGGCGCCGTTGATCAGCACGACACCCGCGTAGACCGGTCCGATCCAGCGGCGTTCGGGGCGCGCGGGCAGCCGGACCGCCGACCACAGGGCACCCAGCCACAGCGCGGCGACCACGCCGACGGTGGTCAGTGCGGCCGTCGTGTAGTCGTGGTCCCAGTTCTGCGCCTCGTTGGCCGTGACGATCGTCGCCAGCAGGCCGACGACGGCGGGCAGCAGGGTCCACAGGTGCGCGACCCAGGTGATCGCGGTGCGCAGGGCCACGTAGACGAGGACCGCGCAGACGAAGGAGACGATCCAGCCCTTGGCCGTCTCCGACGCGGAGATCAGGATCGTCAGGCCGCCGAGCCGGTAGGTGTCGACGAGGTTCTGCGCCGCGTTCTCCGCGGCGGCGAGGAAGACCATCGGGACCGAGACGACGGCCCAGACGGCCGCGTACCGTCGGGCCTGCAGCTGCGTGAGGTACCCGCGCAGGCCGAGCTCGCCGGTGTCGAGGGTCCGGGTGCGGAAGACGGCGTAGGCCACGGAGCCGAAGGTCAGCGCGGCGGCCACCGTGCCGACCAGGCGGCCGACGGCGGCGCCGTAGGCGGTGAGCGCACCCGGGTAGGTGTTGCCGTTGACGAGGTAGCGCAGTTCGCCCTCGCTGGCGACCAGCCAGATCACCACCGCGACGGCGGCGACGGAGCCGACGACCAGCGCCGCGATGCCGCCCGCACGGGGGGCGCCGGGAGATCCCCCGGTCATCGCAGCGGCGTCGGACTCCTGCGCCACCGTCGTCAAGTTACTTCGCGTCCTTGATCTTCTTCACGGACTTGTCGAAGAACGAATCGAACTCGCCGCGGTCCGGGTCGCCGCCGAGCTTGGTGCCCTGCACCGCGACGGTGTAGCCGCGCAGCGAGGCCACCCCGACGAGCACCTTCTGGTGCACGGGGAACGAATCGGTGCCCTTGGTGCGGGTGCCGTCCAGGGCGATCTCGAAGGTGGCCTTCTGCGTATCGGAGGCGACCTCCTTGGTGATGGCGCGCACCTTGATGGTGCCGCCCCGGGGGTCGCCGGTCTCGATGGTGACGTCCGAGCACAGCTTGAGCAGGCCGACCTTGAGGGTGTCGACGTCCGCGTCCTTCGCGACGAGCGTCTCGCTCAGCGACTTGCGGTCCTTGTCGTGCACACCGGCGACGGTGTCCCCGTCGCCCTGCCCCTTGGCGGCGGTCAGGATGTTCTTGCACTCGGGCGGGTTCACCTTCGCGGAGGCCGCGAGGGTCAGCGGATCAGCACCGAGCTCGTTGGCGAGCCGCTGCTGCGGGGCCGGGACCACGATGTAGTCGCTCGGGAAGTCGCTGGAGTTGAGCAGCAGCTCGGCCGCCGGCGCGGTGGGCTTGGTGGTGGTGTCGGGGTCGGCCATGGCGACGCCTCCGCTCATGCCGACGACCAGTGCGGTCGTGGCGGTGAGGGTGGCGGCGCGGCGCAGGCCCGCTCGCTTGAGGTCAGTCTTCGCGTTCATCGAATCCTCTATCCGTTCTCGGCAGTCCGGTGTTACCGCGCGGTCCGGCGACGAAGCGCGATCCAGCTCAGGGCGGCCACGGCCACCGCGATCTCCGCCGCGGCGAAGACGATCATCAAGGTCATCCACGGCTGCATCGCACCCATCGAGTGGCCCATCGCGCCCATGTCCATCCCCGGCATCGAGTGGTCCATCCCGGCCATGCCGGAGTCCATCGCCGACATCAGCACGGGGTGCAGCGCGATCATGATCGCGCCCATCGCGGCGGTCAGCAGCCAGGCCTTCACCGTGGGGTTGCGGAACAGGCACACCGAGCAGTGCGCGCAACCGATCAGCATCGCGGCGACGAGGATCGAGACGACCCAGCTCTTCTCGCCGAGCATCGGCAGATGCACGAGCGACGTGGCGAGGGCGACGGCGGCGCCGGCCCAGCCCCAGAGACGGGTGGTGCGCGACATCTCGGCGGTATCCGCATGCTTGTGCATCACGCGGGCCATCCTACCTGGGATTTCGCGGTGGGCGGAATCCCCGTCCGCCCCGTGACCGCGGGCACGTCGGGCGGGCGCCGCGGCTTGACCGTCGCCCGGCGGAAGTGATCGACTGGGCCCAGGTAACCGGCGTTAGGAAACCAGCGCTTCAGCAACCGACCGATCGGAACGGATCCGTCATGAACGCGAAGCCCCTGGCCGCCGCGGCCGCCGCCCTCGTCGCCGCGAGCGCCCTCACCGCCTGCGGTGCGAGCGACGATCAGCAGGACAGCTCCATCGCCTTCTCCCCCGTCGCGGGCGACGAGTTCACCGCGAACCCCGGCGCGTGGCAGACCGACGGCGTACCCGTGCCGGAGGAGAAGGTGGTGATGGTCGGCGACCCCGTCGCCGCGCAGGCCGTCGCGAACGCCGGGCTGGAGCAGGGCACCGTCACCGCGAGCTCCGAGGGCACCACCGTCTACTACCCGATGGCGCCGCCCGTACCGGGCCTGCCCGTCGCGCCGCAGGAGGTCGCGCCTCCGCCGCCGCAGCTCACCCGTCCCGCGAACACCCGGCCCTGGAACTACACGCCGCACCAGATCAGCGTCTACCGGCAGATCTGCGCGACGGGCGAGTGGAACGGCTGGAGCGCCGGGCCCGAGGTGCAGTCGCAGACCTGCTGGACCGTGTACGGGCGCCAGCTCGGCGTGCGGCCCTGGCATCCCGGCGAGCCGAAGCCGTGGGAGCGGGCCTCCTGGCCGACTCCCTGGTTCGAGGACGGCTTCCGCTCCGATCACCCCGTGGCCTGGGTGTATCCCCGGGACTGGCGCCGCCCGCGGCCGCAGCCCATCATCTCCGTCTCGATCGGGCTCAACGTCCCGCACAACCCGCACGCCCGCCCGAATCCCCGCTTCCGCGACGACGCCTTCCAGCCGGTGTGGGCCGTCACGCCCGGCCGGCCCGTTGCGGCCCGCAACCAGGCCCGGGTGGTCCCGCCGTGGCTGGCCTACGACCCGTCGCCGACGGTGCGCTACATCCCGCCGCCCGTCTTCCCGGGGACGGTGCTCGCGGCGGTGCCGGCCTCGGGTCGCGCCGACGTCGTGACCGCGCTGCCCGGCGGCGACGGCGAGTGGAACCCGAACCCGGACCGGACGGTGCTGGGGCCCTCCGCGCGGGCGCTCGCCGGGGCGGCCGTCTACAACGGCACCCGCGCCGACGTGGTGCGCGCCCTGGGCGAGGACGTGGACGTCACCGTCGCGACGAGCCGCAGCCGCCCGTCGGCGACCAGCACGACCAGCACGACGACGTCCGACAGCAGCACCGAGACCACCTCGACGACCCGGACCACCGACTCCGGCACCGGCGGCATCGGCAACGGCAACGGCACGACGACGCGGACCACCGACCGCACGACCGCCACGACGACGACCGCCTCGGAGAAGCCGTCGACGACCGGGCGCACCACGTCGGCGACCACGACGACCCAACCGGAGACGACCGCACCGTCGACGACCCGGACCACCACGACCGCGCCGAGGACGACCACGACCACGGCGCCCGTCACGACGACCCGGGCGCAGGAGCCCACCACCACCACGACGACGCCGGTCACGCGGACGACGACGAAGCCCGCGACGACGACCACGACGACCACGCCGGCGCGCTGAGCGCGCTCCGGGCTAGATCCGGCGGGCGAGACCCACGCGGGCGAGGGTGCCGGCCAGGCGCAGCGTCCGGCCGAGCTGGCGCGGGGAGGCCATCACGGTGCGCTTGTGCCGGTGGCCGGGGGCCGCGACGGGCTTGCCGTCGAGGCGATCGGCGAGCCAGCCCAGCAGCAGGGGCGCCGACAGGAAGTGCATCGAGAAGTGGTCGCTCCACTGGTCGGTGACGAACTCGACGTGCGTGCCGCCCGCGGCGTACCGGCCGACGTGGGCCTGCGCGTCCGAGGCCGGGGAGATCTGGTCCTTGGTGGACTGCACCACGAGCATCGGCACCGTGGGCGCGGACTGCCCGGGCCGGATGTCGTCGAAGATCTCCAGCAGCTCGGGCAGCCGCGCGACCTCGTCGAAGGTCAGCTCTGGGCAGTAGTAGCCGAAGTCCTTGTGCGCCATCTTGCGGATGGCCCGCTCGGGCGACCACTCGAGGGCGTCCTCGTAGAACAGCTTGCGGCCCTTGTCGTCGACGTGCTCGGCCAGCACCTCCCGGAGCGTGGGGTACTCGCGGGCGAGCGCGGCGATCACCAGGGTCGGCAGGCCCGTGAACAGCGTGTTGTTCAGGTAGACGAACACATTGCCCGGGTCGGAGACGGGCGCGCCCACGGCCCCGGCGATCAGGTTCAGCTCGGGGGCGTACGACGGTGCGATCTCCGCCGCCCAGGAGGTGGCGAGGCCGCCGCCGGAGTAGCCCCACACGCCGAGCCGGGTGTCGGGAGCGAGACCGAAGGGCTCGTGCGCGAGCGCGGCGCGCAGGCCGTCGAGCACCATGTAGCCGGGCTCGCGGGGGATGCCCCAGCGCCCCGCCTGGCCGCCGTGGTCGGGCACGGAGACCGTCCAGCCCTTGGCGACGGCCGCCGCGATGAACAGGTACTCGATCTGCGGGAACGAGGCGTCCTCGCAGCGGACGCCGTGCTGCAGCACGTACGAGGGGAAGGTCTTGGGGTGCAGCGAGTCGATCGCGCACTGGTAGGAGACCAGCGGCGCCCCCGGCTGAGCGCCCCGCAGCGGGCTGATCACCGTGGTCACGGTGACCTCGGGCTCGCCGTGCATGTTCACCGTGCGGTAGAGCAGCTGCGTCGCGCGCACCTTCTGCTTGATCCGGCCGAGGAAGCCGATGCTCACGTCGCGGTACCGCAGCACGGTGCCCTCGGGTGCGTCCTCGAAGCCCGACGGGGCGTCGAAGAACGGGTCGATGCCCACCATCTGCGGCTCCGCGGGTGCGGGCCACTGCTCGGCGAGCTCCGTGCGGTTCTGCACAGCCGTCATGTCGCGTCCTCCTGATCGGGCGTTCGGGGCGACACTACACGCAGTTGGGACAGATCCGAATAATTTGTCCCATCACGGTTCGGTCGCGACGGCCGGCCGGTCCCACGACCTGCACGATCCCGCCCCGCATGAACATCCGGTGAATCCCGTCGCGACGGCATCCGCAACCGCTAATCTTCAGTTCGCTTGATGACTGATTGAGGTAACGACATGACACCTGGCGACCGGGTACAGCTGCGCGACGAACTGCTCGGCTTCGGAACGGTGCTCAGCACCGACGACGAGGCGGTGTCCGTCAAATTGGACGACGGCCGCGCGGTCGCCGTGGACCGCGGAGCCCTCGTCCTGCTCTGAGGCCGTCAGGAACCGGCCGTGGCCAGCATCAACAGCGTGGCCCGCATCGATTCGATCACCGGCTCGGTCGCGATCGTGGGATCGATCGCGCGCTGGATCCCGAGCCCGATACCCGCCGAGAGCAGCAGCTCCGCCGCGGATTCGAGTGTGCCGCGCAGCTGCTCGACGGTCTGCTCGTCGCCGCCGGATTCGCCGCGCACCAGATCGACCAGCATCTCCACCACGGTGCGCCGGGCCTCGGTGCGCAGTTCGACGATCATCGCCAGGAGGTCGGGATCGTTCCGGGCGACGGTGATGAACTCGAGCTCGAGCATCGTCCAGCCCACGTCGCCGGCGGTGCGCTGGACCCAGTCGGCGAGCAGCTCGACCCGCTCGTGCAGGTCGCCGTGGCCGGTGACCACGTCGGCGAGCTCGCCGATCTTCTCCGCGTGGATGGCCTGCAGGACCTCCCGGCACAGGTTCGGCTTGTCCACGAAGTTCGAGTACACCGCGCCCTTGGAGTACCCGGCGCGGTCGGCGATGTCCTCCAGGCCGGCGGCCGCGTAACCGACCTCGAGGAACCGATCGCGCGCAGCGGCGAGCAGATCGGCGCGCGTCTGCGCGCGTTGCTCCACCCTGGTCAGCCTGGCCACGGGAGAAGACTACGCGAACAGGTATTCAAAAACTGCGAGTATTCGGATACTGTCGGTCGCACCTGATCGAAAGGATCCACCATGGCCCTCTTCGGCCCCTCCCGCGACCACCTCGCCCGGATCGACGGTGCGCTCGTGGTCATCACCGGCGGCGCCCGCGGCATCGGCGCCGCCACCGCCCGGCTCTTCGCGCAGTACGGAGCCCGGGTCGTGCTGGCCGACGTCGACCTCGACGTCGCGCAGGCCACCGCCGCGACCATCCCCGGCGCGCGGGCGGTGCACCTCGACGTCACCGACCGCGCCTCCTGGTCCGCGCTGATCGACGCACTCGACGGCCCCGTCGACGTGCTGGTCAACAACGCAGGCGTGATGCCGCTCGGGCACTTCGACGAGGAGCCCGAGGCCACCACCGACCTCATCCTCGACGTCAACGTGCGCGGCATGCTCAGCGGGATGCGCGCCGCGATTCCGGGGATGGTCGCGGCGGGCGGCGGTCACGTCGTCAACGTCGCCTCGATGGCCGGCATGATCCCGATCCCGGGCATGGTCACCTACAACGCGAGCAAGTTCGCCGCGCTCGGCGCCTCGCTCGCCGCGCGCCGCGAGTACGAGGTCGACGGTGTCGCGGTGTGCGCCGTCCTCCCCTCGGCCGTGCGCACCGAGCTCTCGTCCGGCGCGCAGCTCGGCGGCGCGCTCCCCACCGTCGACCCGGAGGACGTCGCCGCCGCGATCCTCGACACCCTGCGCACCCGCGCGGCCCGCACGTCCGTGCCGAAGTGGGTCGCGCCCGGCTGGAGCCTGGTGGAGGCCTTCGTCCCCGAGCCGGTCGAGCGCCTGGCCCGCAAGCTCGCCGGCGATCGGCGCGGCCTCGATCTCGACGCCGCGGCCCGCAAGGCCTACACCGACCGCATCTCCCGGCAGGCCGGCGATCACGCCGCGGCGCGCGAGGAGGCGCAGCGGTGAGCCGCGCACTCGTCATCGGCTGCGGCGGCACCATCGGCGGCGCGTGGACCATCGCCGCGCTGGCCGCGCTCGAGGAGCGACTGGGCTGGGACGTGCGCGACGCCGACGTCCTGCAGGGCACCTCCGCCGGCTCGGAGATCATCACCGCGCTGCAGGCCTTCTCCGTGCAGGATCTCGTCGCCATGCAGGAGGGCCGCGCGGAATCGCCCGTGCTGCAGCATCATCTGGCCGCCACCCCGGCGCCGCTGCCGCGCGTCCCGTTCTCACTGCCGTCGGACCCGTCCACGCTGTGGACCCGCCGCGGCGGCCACGCCCCGCTCACCGGCGTCGCCCCGCGCGGCCGCGGGGACGCCACCTGGCTGCAGGAGCTGGCCGACGCCACCGTCGGCCCCGGCGCCCTCGTGCCCCCGAAGGCCCGGCTGGTGGCGTACGAACCCGCCACCGGGGAGCGGGTCGCCTTCGGCGCTCCGGGTGCCCCGAAAGCCACGGCGGGTGAGGCGCTCCGGGCGTCCTGGGCGATCCCCGCCTGGATGCCCCCGGTGGAGATCGAGGGCCGCACCTTCGTCGACGGCGGCGCCGCGTCGACCGCCTCGGTCGATCTCGTCGGCCCGGAGGACGCCGACGAGATCGTCGCCGTGGTCTCCATGGCCTCGGCGCCCGGCGTGCGCGGGCCGGGCCTCGGTGGCCTGCTCGAGTACGGCGTTCTGCGCCGCCCCATGTCCCAGGTCTTCTGGACGGAGGTGGCGATCGCGCGGGCTCGGGGGCAGAAGGTCACCGTCATCGCGCCCGACGGTGCCGATCTCGCCGGCCTCGGCCCCAACTTCATGGCCCGCGGCAAGCGCGCGGAGGCGTTCGCCGCAGCGCGGCGCACCGCCCCGGACGCCGTCCGGCGGGGACTGGAGGAGGCACGATGACCGAGCCCCGCATCGTGGTCATCGGCGCCGGCGTCGCCGGCATCTCGACCGCACACGTGCTGCAGGAGCAGGGATTCACCGACTGGGTGGTGCTGGAGAAGGGCGCCGACGTGGGCGGCGTGTGGTTCTGGAACCACTACCCCGGACTCACCTGCGACGTGCCCTCGCAGATCTATCAGTTCGCCTTCGCCCCCAAGGCCGACTGGGAGAAGATCTGGGCCACCGGGCCGCAGATCCAGCGCTACCACCGCGACGTGGTCGAGCAACTGGGCCTGGCCGACCGGATCCGCTGCAACACCGAGGTTCTCGCCGCCGAGTTCGACGATGCCTCCGCCACCTGGACGCTGACGCTGAACACGGGCGAGACTATGGTCGCCGACTTCGTCGTCTGTGCCACCGGCGTGCTGCACAACCCCGCGATCCCCGACATCGAGGGCCTCGCCGATTTCGACGGCGACGTGGTGCACACCGCCCGGTGGGACGATTCCTTGGTCACGGACGGCCGGCGGATCGCGGTGATCGGCACCGGATCGACCGGCGTGCAGGTGGTCTCGGCGCTGCAGCCGACGGCGAAGCACCTCACGCACTTCGTCCGCTCCCCGCAGTGGGTGCTGTGGGCGCCCATGCGACTGCCGCAGATCGGTCTCGTCTCCGAGCTGTTCCGCCGCGCGCCCACGGTTCTCGATCAGGTGCACCAGGGCCTGCTCTGGGGCTCGGGCATCCTCGCCGACGTCGTCACGAGACCGTCGTGGCGGCGCCGTGCGGTGCAGGCCTACGCGCGACTCTCGCTGCGCGCCCAGGTGCCGTCGTCGATGCGGAAGGACCTGACACCCGACTACGAGCCGCTGTGCAAGCGCCAGGTGGTCTCCGGCACGTACTACTCAGCGCTCAAGGCGCGCAACGCCTCTCTGGTCACGAGTGATATCGAGCGGATCGAGCCGACGGGCGTGCGCACCGCCGACGGGACGCTGCACGAGGCGGACGTGCTGGTGCTCGCCACCGGTTTCCGCGCGCACGACTACATGCGGCCCATGCGGGTCACCGGGCGCGACGGGGTCGAGCTCGACGACGCCTGGGCCGACGGTCCGCGGGCCTACCGCATGACGGCGATCCCGGGCTTCCCCAACCTGTTCACCGTGCTCGGCCCCAATTCGCCGACGGGCTCGATCTCCCTGCAGTTCTCCGCCGATCTCACGGCGAAGTACATCGCGCAGTGGTTCGACCGGTTCCGCCGCGGCGAGGTCAGGCAGGTCGAGGTCACCGAGGAGGCGACGGCGGAGTTCAACCGCCAGGTGGCCGAGGCGATGGGGCCGACGGTGTGGAACACCGGCTGCAACTCCTGGTACTTCACCGAGGGCGGGTCCATCGACCTGTGGCCCTTCGACCGGAAGACCATGGTGCGCATGCTCTCGACGCCCGACGACGCGGACTTCCGCGTGCGACGGTCCGTCGAGCGCGCCTGACACGGGGGGCGCGCGGGGCGCGGAGGCGCTGCGGCGTCCCCGCGCCCCGTCAGGGCGTCACGATGGAGAAGCCCGGATCCGGATCGTCGACGACCGAACGGAGCGTCGAGAGCGGCTCGGCCGGACCCACGACCCGAAGCCGCCCGGAACCGGCCAGATCGGCGACGTCCGCCCCACCGAGCACCTGCGCCAGCACGGGTTTCGTCAGCTGCACCGTCGTGGTCGCCGCGGGCAGGCCCTCGTACTCCGCAGTGGCGAAGTGCGTGAAGACGCCGTTGCGGAGCTCGGTGCGGTACACCTCCCCCGGCCCGTCGGTGATCTCCCAGTCGATGACGGACTCGACGTCCCAGGCCCGGCGTCCGTCGATCCGCAGCGCCACGGCGTCGAAGAGCTGCGGGACCGTGAGGGCCGCGGTCAGCGTCGGCGTGCTCACCACGGCGGAGGGCGGGATCTTCCCGTGCCGCAGTTCGTGCGCACCGGTGAGGTAGAAGTTGCGCCAGGTCGCGCTCTCGCTGGCGTAGGCCA
Proteins encoded in this window:
- a CDS encoding patatin-like phospholipase family protein; amino-acid sequence: MSRALVIGCGGTIGGAWTIAALAALEERLGWDVRDADVLQGTSAGSEIITALQAFSVQDLVAMQEGRAESPVLQHHLAATPAPLPRVPFSLPSDPSTLWTRRGGHAPLTGVAPRGRGDATWLQELADATVGPGALVPPKARLVAYEPATGERVAFGAPGAPKATAGEALRASWAIPAWMPPVEIEGRTFVDGGAASTASVDLVGPEDADEIVAVVSMASAPGVRGPGLGGLLEYGVLRRPMSQVFWTEVAIARARGQKVTVIAPDGADLAGLGPNFMARGKRAEAFAAARRTAPDAVRRGLEEAR
- a CDS encoding flavin-containing monooxygenase, with amino-acid sequence MTEPRIVVIGAGVAGISTAHVLQEQGFTDWVVLEKGADVGGVWFWNHYPGLTCDVPSQIYQFAFAPKADWEKIWATGPQIQRYHRDVVEQLGLADRIRCNTEVLAAEFDDASATWTLTLNTGETMVADFVVCATGVLHNPAIPDIEGLADFDGDVVHTARWDDSLVTDGRRIAVIGTGSTGVQVVSALQPTAKHLTHFVRSPQWVLWAPMRLPQIGLVSELFRRAPTVLDQVHQGLLWGSGILADVVTRPSWRRRAVQAYARLSLRAQVPSSMRKDLTPDYEPLCKRQVVSGTYYSALKARNASLVTSDIERIEPTGVRTADGTLHEADVLVLATGFRAHDYMRPMRVTGRDGVELDDAWADGPRAYRMTAIPGFPNLFTVLGPNSPTGSISLQFSADLTAKYIAQWFDRFRRGEVRQVEVTEEATAEFNRQVAEAMGPTVWNTGCNSWYFTEGGSIDLWPFDRKTMVRMLSTPDDADFRVRRSVERA